A stretch of Myceligenerans xiligouense DNA encodes these proteins:
- a CDS encoding TOBE domain-containing protein, translating into MDYRIAEAAELLGVSDDTMRRWADAGRVATATRGGRTVIPGTGLAELAASLVDAGEHARTRGSSVSARNRMTGLVTRVTKDTVMAQIEMVCGPYRMVSLMSAEAATELGLEPGVRAIASVKSTNVVVERP; encoded by the coding sequence GTGGACTACCGAATCGCGGAAGCGGCCGAGCTCCTCGGTGTCAGCGACGACACGATGCGCCGCTGGGCCGACGCCGGGCGCGTCGCGACCGCGACCCGGGGCGGGCGCACGGTGATCCCGGGCACCGGTCTGGCGGAGCTGGCCGCCTCCCTCGTCGACGCGGGTGAGCACGCCCGCACCCGCGGCAGCTCCGTGAGCGCCCGCAACCGGATGACCGGCCTCGTCACCCGCGTCACCAAGGACACCGTGATGGCCCAGATCGAGATGGTCTGCGGCCCCTACCGGATGGTCTCCCTGATGAGCGCCGAGGCCGCCACCGAGCTCGGGCTGGAGCCCGGCGTCCGGGCCATCGCCTCGGTGAAGTCGACGAACGTCGTCGTGGAGCGTCCCTGA
- the modA gene encoding molybdate ABC transporter substrate-binding protein yields the protein MARRAGTVLASVAALALTACGTGAADDDATLQILAAASLTDAFTELGTRFEAEHDGVDVEFSFGSSTDLAQQAADGAPGDVLATADEDTMAIATAAGAVADPLVFATNVMVIVTPQDNPAGVRSLDDLAGTTWVRCADEAPCGKAARAVLERAGTTARPASLEEDARATLDKVLSGEADASLVYATDAASAGDAVTTIDIPAAERERNPYLLATLGRAGDADLAGEWAAFVTGPDGEAVLTEAGFSRP from the coding sequence ATGGCACGCCGGGCCGGAACGGTCCTGGCGTCCGTCGCCGCCCTCGCCCTGACCGCGTGCGGAACCGGCGCCGCCGACGACGACGCCACGCTCCAGATCCTCGCGGCCGCCTCGCTCACGGACGCGTTCACCGAGCTCGGCACCCGGTTCGAGGCCGAGCACGACGGCGTCGACGTCGAGTTCTCCTTCGGATCCAGCACGGACCTCGCCCAGCAGGCCGCTGACGGCGCCCCCGGCGACGTCCTCGCCACCGCCGACGAGGACACGATGGCGATCGCCACCGCAGCCGGCGCCGTCGCGGATCCCCTGGTCTTCGCGACGAACGTGATGGTCATCGTCACGCCTCAGGACAACCCGGCCGGCGTCCGGTCCCTCGACGACCTCGCTGGCACCACCTGGGTGCGCTGCGCGGACGAGGCCCCCTGCGGCAAGGCCGCGCGTGCCGTGCTGGAGCGCGCCGGGACCACCGCCCGGCCCGCGAGCCTCGAGGAGGACGCGCGCGCCACCCTCGACAAGGTGCTCTCCGGCGAGGCGGACGCCTCGCTCGTCTACGCCACCGACGCCGCCTCCGCGGGCGACGCCGTCACCACGATCGACATCCCCGCAGCCGAACGCGAGCGCAACCCGTACCTGCTCGCGACCCTCGGCCGGGCGGGCGACGCGGACCTCGCGGGGGAGTGGGCCGCGTTCGTGACCGGGCCGGACGGCGAGGCCGTCCTCACCGAGGCGGGATTCTCCCGGCCATGA
- a CDS encoding response regulator, whose protein sequence is MDSEAGSAIRVFLLDDHEVVRRGVAALLTSEPDIEVIGEAGTASQALARVPALRPDVAVLDVRLPDGDGVQVCRTLRAQLPDLACLMFTSFADDDALFDAVMAGAAGYVLKQVHGTDLVEAVRTVAAGQSLLDPATTARMLHQIRDRAARRDPLAALSEQERRILDLIGEGLTNRQIGERIFLAEKTVKNYVSTILTKLDMRRRTQVAALSAQLKAETRHDRED, encoded by the coding sequence ATGGACAGCGAGGCAGGCAGTGCCATCAGGGTGTTCCTTCTCGACGATCACGAGGTGGTCCGTCGTGGTGTCGCCGCCCTGCTGACCTCCGAGCCCGACATCGAGGTGATCGGCGAGGCCGGCACCGCCAGCCAGGCGCTGGCCAGGGTGCCCGCGCTGCGGCCGGATGTGGCCGTCCTCGACGTCCGGCTGCCCGACGGCGACGGGGTCCAGGTCTGCCGCACCCTGCGCGCCCAGCTCCCCGACCTGGCGTGCCTCATGTTCACCTCGTTCGCCGACGACGACGCGCTGTTCGACGCCGTCATGGCCGGGGCCGCGGGCTACGTCCTCAAGCAGGTCCACGGCACGGACCTCGTCGAGGCGGTCCGCACGGTCGCCGCCGGGCAGTCCCTGCTCGACCCGGCCACCACGGCACGCATGCTCCACCAGATCCGCGACCGGGCGGCCCGCCGTGACCCGCTGGCGGCGCTGTCGGAGCAGGAGCGGCGCATCCTCGACCTGATCGGCGAAGGGCTGACCAACCGCCAGATCGGCGAGCGGATCTTCCTGGCGGAGAAGACCGTGAAGAACTACGTCTCCACGATCCTCACCAAGCTGGACATGCGGCGGCGCACGCAGGTCGCCGCCCTGTCGGCGCAGCTCAAGGCCGAGACGAGGCACGACCGGGAGGACTGA
- a CDS encoding CBS domain-containing protein, producing the protein MKPSARQMMSPQVEVVEPRTTCLAVWEYLSRSGADLVAVVDDIGRVHGVVSRSDIALAWLAHSKDLLQLTVLEILAGRLRPRVTADTTIHRAARIMLESQRDALPVLDTDGTLMGVLTHRDILAAVARAAEDDTDHATTPDAARLAS; encoded by the coding sequence ATGAAGCCTAGTGCCCGCCAGATGATGTCCCCGCAGGTAGAGGTCGTGGAACCGCGGACGACCTGCCTGGCCGTCTGGGAGTACCTGTCCCGCAGCGGCGCGGACCTGGTCGCGGTCGTGGACGACATCGGGCGTGTGCACGGCGTCGTGTCGCGGTCCGACATCGCCCTGGCGTGGCTGGCTCACTCGAAGGACCTCCTGCAGCTGACCGTGCTGGAGATCCTCGCCGGCAGGCTTCGGCCCCGGGTGACCGCGGACACGACCATCCACCGGGCGGCCAGGATCATGCTCGAGTCGCAGCGGGACGCGCTGCCCGTCCTGGACACCGACGGCACGCTGATGGGCGTCCTCACCCATCGGGACATCCTCGCCGCCGTGGCGCGGGCGGCCGAGGACGACACCGACCACGCCACCACCCCGGACGCCGCTCGCCTCGCGTCATGA
- a CDS encoding GAF domain-containing protein — protein sequence MEHLFPRMQLDELLKELQSRLEAVLTARDGIHALLEAVVSIGRDLEIETVLRRIVEAAISLVDCRYGALGVIGDDGQLAQFIPVGLTEEEITRITEWPHGRGLLGLLIADPHTLRLENIRDAEESYGFPDGHPPMHSFLGVPIRVRDEVFGNLYLTEKNGGRQFDEQDELIITALATAAGVAIENARLYEETRRREEWLDASGKIARELLFGTPTADALRSFVARARHMVGGAVAVVAVPDAAGTTLEVEAADGDDLTGLRVPVADSLTGSVFTSGEPVVVNALQGAGQPSPLLDQLPGGPAVLIPLGAERVRGVVVVVKTPGTSPFTPGVIRMLQQFADQAALALELADTRRRAEQFGLEDDRARIARDLHDVVIQRLFANAMTLISVVRLVDQPDVARRVEQTVDDLDVTIRQIRSTVFALQTGTGANGDGLRSRIIEISQKSVAQLGYAPGVRFDGLVDTDVPPEVAEDAVAVVQEALANVVRHAHAKKVEVVVSAVGGELNLVVADDGVGIGEGSRRSGLANLTERARRWGGRCDVRAADEGGTVVEWVVGL from the coding sequence GTGGAGCACCTTTTCCCGCGGATGCAGCTCGACGAGCTGCTCAAGGAGCTTCAGTCGAGACTCGAGGCGGTTCTCACCGCCCGCGACGGCATCCACGCCCTGCTCGAGGCCGTGGTGTCCATCGGGCGGGACCTCGAGATCGAGACCGTCCTGCGGCGCATCGTCGAGGCGGCCATCTCGCTGGTGGACTGCCGGTACGGAGCCCTCGGGGTGATCGGTGACGACGGCCAGCTGGCCCAGTTCATCCCGGTCGGGCTCACCGAGGAGGAGATCACCCGGATCACCGAGTGGCCGCACGGGCGGGGGCTCCTCGGCCTGCTCATCGCCGATCCGCACACCCTCCGGCTCGAGAACATCCGTGACGCCGAGGAGTCGTACGGGTTTCCCGACGGGCACCCGCCCATGCACAGCTTCCTCGGCGTGCCGATCCGGGTGCGCGACGAGGTGTTCGGCAACCTCTACCTGACGGAGAAGAACGGCGGCCGGCAGTTCGACGAGCAGGACGAGCTGATCATCACCGCCCTCGCCACCGCCGCGGGTGTGGCCATCGAGAACGCCAGGCTCTACGAGGAGACGCGGCGGCGCGAGGAGTGGCTGGACGCCTCCGGCAAGATCGCTCGTGAGCTGCTGTTCGGCACCCCGACCGCCGATGCTCTGCGGTCGTTCGTCGCGCGGGCCCGCCACATGGTCGGTGGCGCCGTCGCGGTGGTCGCGGTGCCCGATGCCGCGGGCACGACCCTGGAGGTGGAGGCCGCGGACGGCGATGACCTGACCGGGCTGCGTGTCCCGGTGGCCGACTCGCTGACGGGTTCGGTGTTCACCAGCGGTGAGCCGGTCGTCGTCAACGCGCTCCAGGGCGCCGGGCAGCCGTCGCCGCTGCTGGATCAGCTGCCCGGGGGCCCCGCCGTGCTGATACCGCTCGGCGCCGAACGGGTCCGCGGTGTCGTCGTCGTGGTCAAGACGCCCGGCACGTCGCCGTTCACGCCCGGCGTGATCCGCATGCTCCAGCAGTTCGCCGACCAGGCGGCCCTCGCCCTGGAACTGGCGGACACCCGGCGCCGTGCCGAGCAGTTCGGGCTGGAGGACGACCGCGCCCGCATCGCCCGCGACCTGCACGACGTGGTGATCCAGCGGCTGTTCGCCAACGCGATGACGCTGATCAGCGTGGTCCGCCTGGTGGACCAGCCCGACGTCGCGCGACGTGTCGAGCAGACGGTCGACGACCTCGACGTCACCATCAGGCAGATCCGGTCGACGGTGTTCGCGCTGCAGACCGGGACGGGTGCGAACGGCGACGGGTTGCGGTCCCGCATCATCGAGATCTCCCAGAAGTCGGTGGCGCAGCTCGGCTACGCGCCCGGGGTGCGGTTCGACGGGCTCGTCGACACCGACGTACCACCCGAGGTGGCCGAGGACGCGGTCGCCGTCGTGCAGGAGGCGCTGGCGAACGTCGTGCGGCACGCGCACGCGAAGAAGGTCGAGGTCGTGGTCTCGGCGGTGGGCGGTGAGCTGAACCTGGTCGTGGCCGATGACGGGGTGGGCATCGGCGAGGGATCCCGGCGCAGCGGCCTGGCCAACCTGACCGAGCGGGCCCGCCGATGGGGCGGCCGGTGCGACGTGCGGGCCGCCGACGAGGGCGGGACGGTCGTCGAGTGGGTCGTCGGGCTGTGA
- a CDS encoding universal stress protein, whose amino-acid sequence MIGHSGNGHIVVGVDGSSDSTVALDWAAGEARIREARLLVLYGLHVSVAVGPLGEATVLPAMDDLRRTAEDVLADARRRVAERTPDVQVETRLAVLPPAEALLQAARDDAGLVVVGTRGLGTAAALALGSVSSQVAPHAACPTVVVPSPEDMPPDDGSVVVGVDGSDHGEAALRFALREAARRSTGLVAVHAYRATAPTLPFFDPGHTDVAAEADHRHAQAVSRAESAVRQLVAHAAGAAGAEPDVTIRVEEGSAGDVLVDLSQDAALTVVGTRGRGELRAALLGSVSRHVLSHARRPVAVVRAGAA is encoded by the coding sequence ATGATCGGTCACAGCGGCAACGGCCACATCGTCGTCGGCGTCGACGGTTCCTCCGACAGCACCGTCGCTCTCGACTGGGCGGCCGGCGAGGCACGGATCCGGGAGGCACGCCTGCTCGTCCTGTACGGCCTGCACGTGTCGGTCGCCGTCGGGCCGCTCGGCGAGGCGACCGTCCTGCCGGCGATGGACGACCTGCGCCGGACCGCCGAGGACGTCCTCGCCGACGCCCGGCGACGGGTGGCCGAGCGAACCCCGGACGTCCAGGTGGAGACCCGGCTCGCCGTGCTCCCGCCCGCGGAGGCGCTGCTCCAGGCGGCACGCGACGACGCGGGCCTCGTGGTCGTGGGCACGCGAGGGCTCGGCACCGCGGCGGCCCTCGCCCTGGGCTCGGTGAGCAGCCAGGTCGCACCGCACGCGGCCTGCCCGACGGTCGTGGTGCCGTCGCCGGAGGACATGCCGCCGGACGACGGGTCGGTCGTCGTCGGGGTCGACGGCTCGGATCACGGCGAGGCCGCCCTGCGGTTCGCGCTCCGTGAGGCGGCCCGGCGATCGACGGGGCTCGTCGCCGTCCACGCGTACCGCGCGACCGCCCCGACCCTCCCGTTCTTCGACCCCGGCCACACGGATGTCGCCGCCGAGGCCGACCATCGGCACGCCCAGGCCGTGAGCCGGGCGGAGTCGGCGGTCCGCCAGCTCGTCGCCCACGCCGCCGGCGCGGCCGGTGCCGAGCCCGACGTCACCATCCGGGTCGAGGAGGGCAGCGCCGGCGACGTGCTCGTCGACCTGTCCCAGGATGCCGCGCTGACCGTCGTCGGAACGCGTGGTCGTGGCGAGCTCCGGGCGGCACTCCTCGGGTCGGTCAGCCGCCACGTCCTCTCCCACGCACGCCGTCCGGTCGCCGTCGTCCGAGCCGGCGCGGCCTGA
- a CDS encoding PQQ-dependent sugar dehydrogenase, with protein sequence MTVPRAHVLVPVLTAAVGLALAGSLAGCGTTGPDPDTAVSVASPESATSTDPSSSGNPGAADGPDGEPRAVTTGLDAPWSVAFLGRTALISERDDADVLELRDDGGTRVVGTVEGVGAGGEGGLLGLAVDDEDRLYAYSTGADGNRVQRFGITGEPGALGLGPAETVLDGIPSASFHNGGRIAFGPDGMLYVTTGDAGDGDAAQDRDSLAGKILRMTPDGDVPGDNPFDGSLVYSYGHRNPQGIDWAEDGTMFASEFGQNTWDELNVITPGANYGWPVVEGAAGDDRYVDPVQQWSPEEASPSGIEIADGTIFVANLRGSVLRTVPVAEPSGSAEYWPGEYGRLRDVTVSPGGDLWFLTNNTDGRGSPGPDDDRLLAVSLTE encoded by the coding sequence ATGACCGTTCCTCGCGCGCATGTCCTCGTGCCCGTGCTCACCGCCGCCGTCGGCCTCGCGCTCGCGGGCTCGCTCGCCGGCTGCGGCACCACCGGCCCGGACCCGGACACTGCCGTGTCCGTGGCATCACCGGAGTCCGCGACGTCCACCGATCCGTCGTCGTCGGGCAATCCGGGGGCGGCAGACGGCCCCGACGGGGAACCGCGTGCCGTGACGACCGGGCTCGACGCCCCGTGGTCGGTCGCGTTCCTCGGCAGGACGGCGCTGATCAGCGAGCGCGACGACGCCGACGTGCTGGAGCTGCGCGACGACGGCGGCACGCGGGTGGTCGGCACCGTCGAGGGGGTCGGCGCCGGCGGTGAGGGAGGCCTGCTCGGGCTGGCCGTCGACGACGAGGACCGCCTCTACGCGTACTCGACCGGTGCGGACGGCAACCGCGTCCAGCGGTTCGGGATCACGGGCGAGCCCGGTGCGCTCGGCCTCGGGCCGGCCGAGACGGTCCTCGACGGGATCCCTTCCGCGAGCTTCCACAACGGCGGGCGCATCGCCTTCGGGCCGGACGGCATGCTCTACGTCACCACGGGCGACGCCGGCGACGGTGATGCCGCGCAGGATCGGGACAGCCTCGCCGGGAAGATCCTGCGCATGACGCCCGACGGTGACGTGCCCGGCGACAACCCGTTCGACGGGTCCCTGGTCTACAGCTACGGCCACCGCAACCCGCAGGGCATCGACTGGGCCGAGGACGGGACGATGTTCGCGTCCGAGTTCGGGCAGAACACGTGGGACGAGCTGAACGTCATCACGCCTGGCGCCAACTACGGCTGGCCGGTCGTGGAGGGCGCCGCGGGCGACGACCGGTACGTCGACCCCGTGCAGCAGTGGAGTCCGGAGGAAGCGAGCCCGAGCGGCATCGAGATCGCGGACGGGACGATCTTCGTCGCCAATCTGCGCGGCTCGGTGCTTCGCACGGTACCGGTCGCCGAACCGTCCGGGTCCGCCGAGTACTGGCCGGGGGAGTACGGGCGCCTTCGCGACGTCACGGTGTCGCCCGGGGGTGACCTGTGGTTCCTCACGAACAACACGGACGGCCGCGGCAGCCCCGGGCCCGACGACGACCGGCTCCTCGCCGTGTCCCTCACCGAGTGA
- a CDS encoding HAD family hydrolase, translated as MTRLTTDGAAILDLDRITGAIFDLDSVVTATAAAAARAWNRLFDVAAYPATVQLIRELRRYQVRTAIVSAGRHCEQLLAAAGVTQLFDALIEPRGADRPESPARPGQAAFLLAAQRLGIAPSHCAVVEDGLTGTRTTLQGFGTVIGIDRTGDEVSDLYSHGADMVVRTMTDVHLIDAAPRHRYP; from the coding sequence ATGACCCGACTCACCACCGATGGCGCGGCCATCCTTGACCTGGACCGGATCACCGGCGCGATCTTCGATCTGGACAGCGTCGTCACCGCCACGGCAGCCGCGGCCGCCCGGGCCTGGAACCGGCTGTTCGACGTGGCCGCGTACCCGGCCACCGTCCAGCTCATCCGTGAACTGCGCAGGTACCAGGTGCGCACGGCCATCGTGTCGGCGGGCAGGCACTGCGAGCAGCTCCTGGCGGCCGCCGGGGTCACGCAGCTGTTCGACGCGCTGATCGAGCCCCGTGGCGCCGACCGGCCCGAGAGCCCCGCACGTCCGGGGCAGGCCGCGTTCCTGCTCGCCGCACAACGCCTCGGCATCGCGCCCTCGCACTGCGCCGTCGTCGAGGACGGGCTCACGGGCACCCGCACCACCCTCCAGGGCTTCGGCACGGTGATCGGCATCGACCGCACCGGCGACGAGGTGAGCGACCTCTACTCCCACGGCGCGGACATGGTGGTACGCACCATGACCGACGTCCACCTGATCGACGCCGCTCCGCGACATCGGTACCCGTGA
- a CDS encoding pyridoxamine 5'-phosphate oxidase family protein: MTNTSDDGSTTLERLSAEECHMLLPTVPIGRIVFTENALPAIQPVSFVLNGPDIVFRTRRGSKLVAAAHQAIVAFEVDDYDPDLRTGWSVVLVGRASVVHDENELTHLRSLPLEPWATGDRPHFVKVEPNMIHGRRLRRTSPEPPVEAVRPADLTR; the protein is encoded by the coding sequence GTGACGAACACCAGCGATGACGGCAGCACCACCCTCGAACGGCTGAGCGCCGAGGAGTGTCACATGCTGCTGCCCACCGTTCCGATCGGCCGGATCGTGTTCACCGAGAACGCTCTTCCGGCGATCCAGCCGGTGAGTTTCGTCCTGAACGGACCGGACATCGTGTTCCGGACGCGGCGCGGCTCGAAACTCGTCGCCGCCGCCCATCAGGCGATCGTCGCGTTCGAGGTCGACGACTACGACCCCGACCTGAGGACGGGATGGTCGGTCGTGCTCGTGGGGCGCGCGAGCGTCGTCCACGACGAGAACGAGCTCACGCACCTGAGAAGCCTGCCGCTCGAGCCGTGGGCCACCGGGGACCGGCCCCACTTCGTCAAGGTCGAGCCGAACATGATCCACGGCCGTCGTCTCCGGCGCACCTCGCCGGAACCACCGGTGGAAGCCGTGCGGCCCGCCGACCTCACTCGGTGA
- a CDS encoding cation-translocating P-type ATPase produces MSAVGAPGLTSDEAARRLARSGPNSLQTPPRPSAVLRFARRLIHFFALMLWAAAGLSLLAGLPQLGVAIVVVIVLNAVFAFVQEQRADHAAERLRDLLPRRVTVRRDGHPTRIEASDVVVGDVLLLESGDRIPADATAVRAAGLRVDTALLTGESEPSDVDVNATLHAGTFVTEGEATAAVVATGGATRLAAIARLTTGSHSPSSPLTRELHRVVRAVAVIAIGVGGAFFLISALIGMPASDGVVFAIGVTVALVPEALLPTVTLALAWGAEQMARRRVLVRHLDAVETLGSTTIICTDKTGTLTLNEMTVVEVWTPGGTARITEPGYAPTAQVAYDGGPDAPASVRRLALAAARCSTGYVRRVDGRWLPHGDPMEAALDTLARRTGIDTDQDRAGNPVRRRFPFDPRRRSMSVVVGDEITVKGAPDAVLPRCVDGRLAAPTVAALAARGLRVLAVAGRPASGSLPGSAADAEAGLRLYGLVGMEDPPRVDVRPALESCRRAGIGIVMVTGDHPATARAIADEVGLRRSGDVVVAGAELPADDDALGRLLHDGAVIARVSPEDKLRIARALRSRGQVVAMTGDGVNDGPALREADIGIAMGRSGTDVAREAADLVLLDDRFATIVTGIEYGRATFLNVRRFLTYHLSDNVAELAPFVIWMLSGGNFPLALGVLQILALDIGTDTWSAVALGAEPPGRRSLDRPPVKGRLLNRMVVRRAFGVLGPTITLVSLAAFLSSFVAAGWRPGAPFPTGPVLAAASGAAFVAVVIGQAANAFACRSSTLRPGTMGWTTNRLLPAAVGISLLVSLTVLYVPPIANVLGHEGPSIAGWLVALTAAPAVLGIDAADKAIRRRLRPAASAARTGSL; encoded by the coding sequence ATGAGCGCCGTCGGAGCGCCCGGCCTCACGTCCGACGAGGCCGCGAGACGGCTCGCGCGCTCCGGACCGAACTCGCTCCAGACGCCACCCCGACCGTCGGCGGTCCTGCGCTTCGCCCGCCGGCTCATCCATTTCTTCGCCTTGATGCTGTGGGCCGCGGCCGGCTTGAGCCTCCTGGCCGGGCTGCCGCAGCTCGGTGTGGCGATCGTCGTCGTCATCGTGCTCAACGCCGTGTTCGCGTTCGTGCAGGAGCAGCGGGCGGACCACGCGGCCGAGCGGCTGCGCGATCTCCTGCCGCGACGGGTCACCGTGCGCCGCGACGGCCACCCGACGCGGATCGAGGCGAGCGACGTCGTCGTCGGCGACGTGCTGCTCCTGGAGTCCGGGGATCGGATCCCTGCCGATGCCACCGCCGTGCGGGCCGCCGGCCTGCGCGTCGACACCGCACTGCTCACCGGCGAGAGCGAGCCGAGCGACGTGGACGTGAACGCCACCCTCCACGCCGGCACCTTCGTCACCGAGGGAGAAGCCACGGCCGCAGTCGTCGCCACCGGCGGGGCCACCCGGCTGGCCGCGATCGCCCGGCTCACGACCGGGTCACACTCCCCCTCCAGCCCGCTCACCCGGGAACTGCACCGCGTGGTCCGGGCCGTCGCGGTGATCGCGATCGGTGTCGGCGGTGCCTTCTTCCTGATCTCCGCGCTCATCGGCATGCCGGCGTCCGACGGCGTGGTCTTCGCCATCGGCGTCACGGTGGCCCTCGTGCCGGAGGCCCTGCTGCCGACCGTCACCCTGGCGCTCGCCTGGGGCGCCGAGCAGATGGCCCGGCGCCGGGTGCTCGTGCGCCATCTCGACGCGGTCGAGACACTCGGCTCCACCACGATCATCTGCACGGACAAGACCGGGACCCTCACCCTCAACGAGATGACCGTGGTCGAGGTGTGGACCCCCGGCGGGACCGCCCGCATCACCGAACCCGGCTACGCCCCCACCGCCCAGGTCGCCTATGACGGCGGCCCCGACGCCCCGGCATCGGTGCGCCGGCTCGCCCTGGCGGCCGCGCGGTGCTCCACGGGATACGTCCGGCGGGTCGACGGCCGCTGGCTGCCGCACGGCGACCCGATGGAGGCCGCCCTGGACACGCTGGCCCGCCGCACCGGCATCGACACCGATCAGGACCGTGCCGGCAACCCCGTCCGGCGGCGGTTCCCGTTCGATCCGAGGCGACGAAGCATGTCGGTGGTCGTGGGCGACGAGATCACCGTCAAGGGCGCCCCGGACGCCGTGCTGCCCCGCTGCGTGGACGGCCGGCTCGCCGCACCCACGGTTGCGGCACTCGCCGCCCGCGGTCTCCGCGTCCTGGCGGTGGCCGGACGGCCGGCGTCGGGCAGTCTTCCCGGCAGCGCCGCCGACGCCGAGGCCGGGCTACGCCTCTACGGCCTGGTGGGCATGGAGGACCCGCCCCGGGTCGACGTCCGGCCGGCCCTCGAATCCTGCCGCCGCGCCGGCATCGGGATCGTCATGGTCACGGGCGACCATCCAGCCACCGCCCGCGCCATCGCCGACGAGGTGGGTCTGCGCCGGTCCGGCGACGTGGTCGTCGCCGGGGCGGAGCTGCCGGCCGACGACGACGCGCTCGGGCGGCTCCTGCACGACGGCGCCGTGATCGCCCGGGTCTCGCCGGAGGACAAGCTGCGCATCGCCCGGGCGCTCCGGTCGCGCGGCCAGGTCGTCGCGATGACCGGCGACGGCGTCAACGACGGCCCCGCGCTGCGCGAGGCCGACATCGGCATCGCCATGGGCCGGTCCGGCACGGACGTGGCGCGCGAAGCCGCCGACCTCGTGCTGCTCGACGACCGGTTCGCCACCATCGTCACCGGCATCGAGTACGGCCGCGCCACTTTCCTCAACGTGCGCCGGTTCCTGACCTACCACCTCTCGGACAACGTCGCCGAGCTGGCGCCTTTCGTCATCTGGATGCTGTCCGGCGGCAACTTCCCGCTGGCGCTCGGGGTGCTGCAGATCCTGGCGCTCGACATCGGCACCGACACCTGGTCGGCGGTCGCCCTCGGTGCCGAGCCACCCGGCAGGCGCTCCCTGGACCGGCCACCCGTCAAGGGGCGGCTGCTGAACCGCATGGTGGTGCGCCGCGCCTTCGGCGTCCTGGGGCCGACCATCACCCTGGTCTCGCTCGCCGCGTTCCTGTCGTCTTTCGTCGCGGCCGGCTGGCGTCCCGGCGCCCCCTTCCCCACGGGACCGGTACTCGCGGCGGCCTCCGGCGCCGCGTTCGTCGCCGTGGTGATCGGGCAGGCAGCCAACGCCTTCGCCTGCCGCAGCTCGACGCTCCGGCCCGGCACGATGGGCTGGACGACCAACCGGCTGCTGCCGGCCGCGGTCGGCATCAGCCTGCTCGTCTCGCTGACCGTCCTCTACGTGCCGCCGATCGCGAACGTCCTGGGCCACGAGGGGCCGTCGATCGCCGGCTGGCTCGTCGCGCTCACGGCCGCGCCCGCCGTGCTCGGCATCGACGCCGCCGACAAGGCGATCCGCCGGCGGCTCCGGCCCGCCGCGTCCGCCGCGCGGACCGGGAGCCTGTGA
- a CDS encoding DUF7455 domain-containing protein encodes MALWSRGRGRPGHTRALPAQIDTCDRCGMRARLHVMLDNGGELYFCGHHAREYRAALKLVALTMDDVVEPGDMAGTRPG; translated from the coding sequence ATGGCGCTGTGGTCCCGCGGTCGTGGCCGGCCCGGTCACACACGCGCTCTACCCGCTCAGATCGACACCTGTGACCGATGCGGGATGCGGGCCCGCCTCCACGTGATGCTCGACAACGGCGGTGAGCTGTACTTCTGCGGTCACCATGCCCGCGAGTACCGAGCGGCCCTCAAGCTGGTGGCGCTCACCATGGACGACGTCGTCGAGCCGGGTGACATGGCGGGCACCCGGCCCGGGTGA